One region of Bacterioplanoides sp. SCSIO 12839 genomic DNA includes:
- a CDS encoding cob(I)yrinic acid a,c-diamide adenosyltransferase, with protein sequence MGNRLSKIATKTGDKGETGLGDGSRISKSSERMHAIGDVDELNSWIGMLRAELDAADDLIPLLHQIQHDLFDLGGELSVPGFNALQEVLIADLEDNLEALNDTLPPLKDFILPGGSKAAALCHMARTVCRRAERSLVQLNSVDDLNPLALRYVNRLSDLLFVAARVLARRENGSEILWKSRHQRD encoded by the coding sequence ATGGGCAACCGACTCTCTAAAATTGCCACTAAAACCGGCGACAAAGGTGAAACAGGATTAGGCGATGGTTCTCGCATCAGCAAAAGCAGTGAGCGCATGCACGCCATTGGTGATGTGGATGAGCTGAATTCCTGGATCGGTATGCTCAGAGCTGAGCTAGATGCAGCAGATGATTTAATTCCTCTGCTGCATCAGATCCAGCATGATTTATTTGATTTAGGCGGCGAATTATCGGTACCTGGCTTTAATGCCTTACAAGAGGTATTAATCGCTGATCTGGAAGATAATTTAGAAGCGTTAAACGATACACTACCGCCACTGAAGGATTTTATTCTTCCTGGTGGCAGCAAAGCAGCAGCACTGTGTCATATGGCACGTACGGTATGTCGTCGTGCAGAACGGTCACTGGTTCAGCTCAACAGTGTTGATGACCTCAACCCGCTGGCATTGCGTTATGTGAATCGTTTATCGGATTTATTATTCGTCGCGGCGCGGGTGCTCGCTCGTCGGGAAAACGGCTCTGAAATTCTTTGGAAAAGCCGCCACCAGCGCGATTGA
- a CDS encoding ketopantoate reductase family protein, which produces MPYSSSPPQIPTASRTPAPSTDEATQSIAILGLGAIGTLMAWHWREHVLYGITRDNSRCQRTLIDQQQTAHSLTLPTWQHEAIDWLVITTKASATLEALQSVANQLPQVQNILLLQNGMGQQQQVSDWLSQQQCSANLWAGISTEGAYRQNTEQVVYAGSGDTHIGLWQAQHPTASIPNGLTVVDDIQQRIRAKLAINAVINPLTAVFRCRNGELVSHDEYRQALKELATEVQQCFETLQQPLNFDLTERSLAVAEATAANQSSTLQDVLHQRPTELDYINGYLIRQAQQLNIELPLNRRLLAQLS; this is translated from the coding sequence ATGCCCTATTCCTCTTCACCACCACAAATACCAACAGCATCACGAACACCAGCACCGTCAACAGACGAGGCCACTCAAAGCATCGCTATTTTAGGCTTAGGTGCGATTGGTACACTCATGGCCTGGCACTGGCGTGAACACGTCCTTTATGGCATCACTCGAGATAACAGTCGTTGTCAGCGGACCCTCATTGATCAACAACAAACTGCTCACAGCCTGACTCTTCCAACCTGGCAGCATGAAGCCATTGATTGGCTGGTCATTACCACCAAAGCCTCAGCCACCCTAGAAGCTCTGCAGTCCGTCGCAAATCAATTACCCCAGGTACAGAATATCCTGTTATTACAGAACGGTATGGGCCAACAACAACAGGTATCAGACTGGCTGAGCCAGCAGCAGTGCTCTGCCAACTTATGGGCTGGTATTTCCACCGAAGGTGCGTATCGCCAAAACACGGAGCAGGTGGTTTATGCCGGCAGCGGAGACACCCATATTGGCCTGTGGCAAGCTCAACACCCTACAGCCTCCATCCCCAACGGTTTAACGGTTGTTGATGATATTCAACAGCGAATCCGCGCCAAGTTGGCTATTAATGCAGTGATTAACCCGTTAACGGCGGTTTTCCGCTGCCGTAATGGCGAACTGGTCAGTCATGATGAATATCGCCAGGCACTGAAAGAATTAGCTACCGAAGTACAGCAATGCTTTGAGACATTACAGCAACCGCTTAATTTTGATCTGACAGAGCGAAGCTTGGCAGTAGCTGAAGCGACAGCCGCCAATCAGTCATCAACGCTGCAGGATGTATTACATCAGCGTCCGACCGAGCTGGATTATATTAATGGCTATTTGATCCGGCAGGCACAGCAGCTCAATATTGAGCTGCCGCTTAATCGCCGCTTGCTTGCACAGTTGAGTTAA
- a CDS encoding cobyrinate a,c-diamide synthase, whose product MKQTSCPALLLTAPASGQGKTTLTAALARHLTQRGKKVRVFKTGPDYLDPQILQQASGYPVEQLDLWMCGEAYCRQRLWLAAQDADLILIEGVMGMFDGDPSSADLAALFNIPVGIIMDVSAMAQTAAALACGLANFRQDITVAGLIANHCASPRHRELIENALPENLPLLFSVAKQPEIALPQRHLGLIQASEITDELELRLNKAAQLFNSTEIDRLLDSIPAALFHHQEIPEFPASLVGLSIAIARDPAFSFIYQANIDLLQQQGAEVVFFSPLSDQQMPEADALWLPGGYPELYAQELAANTSMLTSIQRFKAGNKPILAECGGFLYCLENIKLLSGEQHSMTALLPGHAEMRERGGCQGMQSAPLPEGEIRGHSHHRSQSDCSANIIDYGKRAKHPAPGEAIYREGSLTASYLHLFFPSNPEAISQLFSGINAL is encoded by the coding sequence ATGAAACAAACCAGCTGCCCCGCTCTGCTATTAACGGCTCCAGCATCCGGACAAGGTAAAACCACACTAACGGCCGCCTTAGCACGCCATTTAACACAACGTGGAAAAAAGGTTCGGGTATTTAAAACCGGACCGGATTATCTTGATCCTCAGATTTTACAGCAAGCCAGTGGTTATCCGGTTGAACAACTGGATCTTTGGATGTGTGGTGAAGCTTATTGTCGCCAACGTTTATGGTTAGCCGCACAGGACGCAGATCTGATTTTAATTGAAGGCGTGATGGGCATGTTTGATGGTGATCCATCGAGTGCCGACCTGGCCGCTTTATTTAATATTCCGGTCGGCATCATTATGGATGTGTCGGCAATGGCACAGACGGCAGCCGCATTGGCTTGTGGTTTAGCTAACTTTCGTCAGGATATTACAGTAGCAGGGCTTATTGCGAATCACTGCGCCAGCCCACGTCACCGCGAATTAATTGAAAACGCGTTGCCAGAAAACCTACCCTTGTTATTCAGTGTTGCTAAACAACCAGAGATTGCTCTGCCGCAACGGCATCTGGGCCTGATACAGGCCAGCGAAATAACCGATGAACTAGAGCTACGCCTGAATAAAGCGGCTCAACTATTCAATAGCACCGAGATTGATCGGTTATTAGACTCTATCCCAGCAGCCTTGTTTCATCATCAGGAAATTCCTGAATTTCCTGCAAGTTTGGTAGGATTAAGTATTGCCATTGCACGTGACCCGGCATTCAGTTTTATTTATCAAGCCAATATCGATTTATTGCAGCAGCAAGGAGCAGAGGTCGTTTTCTTTTCACCACTCTCCGACCAACAAATGCCTGAAGCGGACGCATTATGGTTACCGGGAGGTTACCCTGAACTTTATGCACAAGAATTGGCTGCTAACACCTCAATGCTGACTTCGATACAGCGCTTTAAGGCCGGTAACAAGCCTATCCTGGCGGAGTGTGGTGGCTTTTTATATTGTCTGGAAAATATAAAACTACTGAGTGGCGAACAACATTCAATGACGGCTTTACTGCCAGGGCACGCTGAAATGCGCGAACGAGGCGGATGTCAGGGTATGCAGTCTGCCCCCCTTCCGGAAGGAGAAATCCGAGGCCACTCACACCATCGCTCTCAGTCAGACTGCTCTGCTAATATTATTGATTATGGGAAACGTGCAAAGCACCCGGCTCCTGGCGAAGCCATTTACCGGGAAGGATCACTAACAGCCAGCTATTTGCACTTGTTT
- a CDS encoding mechanosensitive ion channel family protein, with translation MGQFRLLPLIFLLFISQSLLAQPATLTGAAVQSADTSEADSPEADAEKPSEKPKSKELEVIKAAASYEDAVLAQEEDEFQDSLHRDTPRGAMIGFVEALKEEDFDKAAEFLDLRYLPRGMSADNGPEYAVKLSSIIQRHLWINFQELSNDPAGILDDGLSSYRDLLGQLQLHEEKINLYLQRVPDKKIGKVWKVSNATVAQIPKLYEHFGYSPLAEWLIPKTPNVRVLGIYIWEWVLIVGYFVVAFSIVIPLIWLAKKLVVRSSYHLSEELLVVLSGPVRFMMALLLMKVFVPYATLSALALALISSAGLLILATVWLALGVTSMVQLSLQKRWLENGNTQSTHLLRPLSNMIRVLIIGIGILMWFKHLGFDPSTILAGLGIGGIAIALAAKQSIENFIGTITLYSAAPVKVGDVCSFGGRRGTVEEIGLRSTRIRTLDRSVIYIPNARFAEMELENISEREKIRLQTDIRLHYSTTPAQLKAINAEILESLEKHEMVAESPLRVRFKGFGEHGLEINVLAYITTKSFPEYQGIAEEINFDIMETVQKHGARLVPVAPTIAPSAN, from the coding sequence ATGGGGCAATTCCGCCTGTTACCTCTTATTTTCTTACTGTTTATTTCTCAATCACTGCTGGCACAGCCTGCAACCTTAACGGGTGCTGCGGTTCAATCTGCGGATACCAGTGAGGCCGATAGTCCGGAAGCCGATGCCGAAAAGCCCAGTGAAAAACCCAAAAGCAAAGAACTGGAAGTGATCAAGGCTGCAGCCAGCTATGAAGATGCTGTGCTGGCACAGGAGGAGGATGAGTTTCAGGACTCATTACACCGGGATACGCCACGTGGCGCTATGATCGGATTTGTTGAGGCGCTGAAAGAAGAAGATTTTGATAAAGCCGCTGAATTTCTGGATTTACGTTATCTGCCAAGAGGCATGTCGGCAGACAACGGCCCGGAATACGCGGTAAAGCTCAGTTCTATTATTCAGCGTCACTTATGGATCAACTTCCAGGAACTGAGCAATGATCCGGCAGGTATTCTGGATGATGGCCTGAGCAGTTACCGTGATTTGTTAGGTCAACTTCAGCTTCACGAAGAGAAGATTAACCTGTATCTGCAGCGTGTGCCTGATAAAAAAATCGGCAAGGTCTGGAAAGTTTCCAACGCCACGGTTGCACAGATCCCTAAGCTATATGAGCACTTTGGCTACAGCCCTTTAGCTGAGTGGTTGATCCCGAAAACCCCGAATGTACGTGTGCTTGGCATTTATATCTGGGAGTGGGTGCTTATCGTCGGTTATTTTGTGGTGGCGTTTTCGATTGTCATTCCACTGATTTGGTTGGCGAAGAAATTGGTGGTTCGTTCTTCTTATCACTTATCAGAAGAGCTGTTGGTTGTTTTGTCCGGCCCTGTCCGTTTTATGATGGCCCTGCTGCTGATGAAGGTGTTTGTACCTTATGCCACCTTATCGGCACTGGCGCTGGCGTTAATCAGCAGTGCAGGCTTGTTGATTCTGGCAACCGTCTGGCTGGCGCTGGGGGTTACCAGCATGGTGCAGCTGAGCTTGCAAAAACGCTGGCTGGAAAATGGTAATACGCAGTCCACTCATTTGCTGCGCCCGCTGTCGAACATGATTCGTGTACTGATCATTGGTATCGGTATCCTGATGTGGTTTAAACATCTGGGATTCGACCCGTCGACCATTCTCGCTGGCTTGGGGATTGGTGGTATCGCCATTGCGCTGGCGGCGAAGCAGTCGATTGAGAACTTTATTGGCACGATTACTTTGTACTCAGCGGCTCCGGTAAAGGTTGGTGATGTTTGTAGCTTTGGCGGTCGCCGTGGCACAGTTGAAGAGATTGGCTTACGCAGCACCCGTATTCGTACGCTGGATCGCTCAGTGATTTATATTCCAAATGCTCGGTTTGCTGAAATGGAGTTGGAGAATATTTCTGAGCGCGAGAAAATTCGTCTGCAAACGGATATTCGCCTGCATTACTCGACGACACCCGCACAGCTAAAAGCGATTAATGCGGAAATACTGGAATCCTTAGAAAAACATGAAATGGTGGCTGAAAGCCCATTACGTGTGCGCTTTAAGGGTTTTGGTGAGCATGGTCTGGAAATTAATGTGCTGGCCTATATCACCACCAAAAGCTTCCCGGAATATCAGGGCATTGCCGAAGAAATTAACTTCGACATTATGGAAACCGTGCAAAAACACGGCGCGCGCCTGGTACCGGTTGCGCCAACGATTGCCCCAAGCGCGAATTAA
- a CDS encoding TonB-dependent receptor: MKALLLILPMLLPVTMISFTVAEETTELPLQIVKPAAESVPVGGYRVFDQSYFSGKYTTLADFMQSVNGIQVNQSGAIGDPVLVSVQGASSGQTKLYIDGVLANTGQFGNYDLNSIPIEQIKQVEVYTDQADLELGSAIGGVINIITQGHDNQQNKVSASVGSYETYTANLSIAAGKDSTVELSHEQSANNYEVEVPSPAGNSQNRNDKQNLNNAEYQKTTLSVIQGFRWATLVARYQDERKNFPDYQRNSEQQKASLETQTSSLNLKGNFSTTPLGSYEVNHKWKMAYRYVDETYIDESSIIGLGIDNNRYYTDKYQLDWSSRLSNHSIKSGVYISHSEENYRSRYLDDPDSRQCITPGGDCDQYANQKNLALKLSAGWTSENYDTSANIITGLDQVKNLNRAQTDQFDRSTSSDTYDNYLINLSHSTLWGDFSLSYKDAVRVPTLYELFGDRGLLLNNVDLNPEKAKTISAAYRNQTPYGNFHFTIFHRNLNNAIVPVYDSRGIGRYENTSKAELDGIEWHWSKQHEVAHIHFSGSHYDSQTFSDNVKSFDNKKLSGIYHNNFLAAISKRWDKHNLRLSYQLADDLYIDRSNLVEADTKSSIDIIYQFTFNQGSIAASVRNITNNQYQDFSNRPARGRWITLYANYSF, from the coding sequence TTGAAAGCACTGCTACTTATACTGCCAATGCTGTTACCCGTAACCATGATTTCATTCACGGTTGCTGAAGAGACAACAGAGCTGCCACTGCAAATAGTTAAACCTGCTGCAGAGAGTGTACCCGTTGGTGGCTATCGTGTTTTCGATCAGTCTTATTTCTCCGGAAAATACACAACTCTGGCAGACTTCATGCAGTCTGTTAATGGTATCCAGGTTAATCAAAGTGGCGCTATTGGAGACCCAGTATTGGTCAGTGTGCAAGGTGCATCTTCGGGCCAAACAAAACTTTATATCGACGGCGTGTTGGCAAATACAGGTCAGTTTGGTAACTACGACCTTAATAGCATCCCTATTGAACAAATTAAGCAAGTCGAAGTATACACCGACCAGGCCGACCTGGAGCTCGGTAGCGCGATTGGCGGTGTTATTAACATCATCACACAGGGCCACGACAACCAGCAAAATAAAGTGTCAGCCAGTGTTGGCTCCTACGAAACCTATACAGCTAACCTATCTATAGCAGCAGGAAAAGACTCAACGGTCGAACTATCTCATGAGCAAAGCGCCAATAATTATGAGGTAGAAGTTCCATCACCAGCCGGTAATAGTCAGAACCGCAACGACAAACAGAATTTAAATAATGCTGAATACCAAAAGACAACGCTGTCTGTTATCCAGGGATTCCGTTGGGCTACATTAGTTGCACGTTACCAAGATGAGAGAAAGAATTTTCCAGACTACCAAAGAAATAGTGAGCAACAAAAAGCATCTCTCGAAACTCAGACATCGTCACTGAACCTTAAGGGTAACTTTTCAACCACGCCATTAGGCAGCTATGAAGTCAATCATAAATGGAAAATGGCTTACCGCTATGTTGATGAGACTTATATTGATGAATCCAGCATTATTGGTTTAGGCATCGATAACAATCGTTATTATACGGATAAATATCAATTAGATTGGTCATCCCGATTATCCAATCATTCTATAAAATCCGGTGTATATATCAGTCACTCGGAAGAAAACTATCGCAGCCGCTATCTTGATGACCCTGATTCCAGGCAGTGCATAACCCCTGGGGGAGATTGCGATCAATACGCCAATCAAAAAAATCTTGCTCTCAAATTGAGTGCGGGCTGGACAAGTGAAAATTACGATACATCTGCGAATATTATTACCGGGTTAGATCAGGTAAAGAATCTTAATAGAGCCCAAACAGACCAGTTTGATCGCAGTACATCCAGTGACACCTATGATAATTATTTAATCAATTTATCTCACTCAACATTATGGGGCGATTTCTCACTTTCTTACAAAGATGCCGTTCGAGTGCCAACATTATATGAATTATTTGGTGATCGTGGATTATTACTAAACAATGTGGATCTGAACCCCGAAAAAGCAAAAACAATATCAGCGGCATATAGAAATCAAACACCTTATGGAAACTTTCACTTCACCATTTTCCATAGAAACCTGAATAACGCTATCGTTCCAGTATATGATTCTCGCGGCATCGGACGTTATGAAAACACCTCAAAAGCAGAGTTAGATGGTATTGAATGGCACTGGTCGAAACAGCATGAAGTGGCCCACATTCATTTTTCAGGCAGCCACTATGATAGTCAAACATTCAGTGATAATGTCAAATCCTTCGATAATAAGAAACTATCGGGTATTTACCATAATAACTTCCTGGCCGCTATTTCCAAAAGATGGGATAAACATAACCTTAGATTAAGTTATCAGCTTGCTGATGATCTCTATATCGATCGCAGCAATTTAGTTGAGGCTGACACTAAATCATCCATTGATATTATTTATCAATTTACTTTCAACCAAGGTAGCATCGCGGCTTCTGTCCGAAACATTACCAATAACCAGTATCAGGATTTCTCCAACCGTCCGGCAAGAGGGCGCTGGATTACCCTATACGCAAATTATTCTTTTTGA
- a CDS encoding YajQ family cyclic di-GMP-binding protein → MPSFDVVSEVDKHEAQNAVDQANRELSTRFDFKGVNASFELKDFIVTMTANEEFQIEQMKPMLESAMIKRKIKVSCLEYSDCVGAGKQVKVNATMRQGIDKELAKKMVKIVKESKLKVQAAIQGEMVRVTGKKRDELQEVMALYRSDESIKMPLAFKNFKD, encoded by the coding sequence ATGCCTTCATTTGATGTGGTATCAGAAGTGGATAAGCATGAAGCACAAAATGCCGTGGATCAGGCGAATCGTGAATTATCCACACGCTTTGATTTTAAAGGTGTGAATGCCAGTTTTGAGTTAAAAGACTTTATTGTCACCATGACGGCGAATGAAGAGTTTCAGATTGAGCAAATGAAGCCGATGCTGGAAAGCGCCATGATCAAGCGCAAAATTAAGGTCAGCTGCCTGGAATACAGCGATTGCGTTGGTGCAGGCAAGCAGGTGAAAGTGAATGCCACCATGCGTCAGGGCATTGATAAAGAACTGGCGAAAAAGATGGTGAAGATTGTTAAAGAGAGCAAGCTGAAAGTTCAGGCGGCGATCCAGGGAGAAATGGTTCGTGTTACTGGCAAAAAGCGTGATGAACTGCAGGAAGTGATGGCGCTATACCGCTCGGATGAGAGCATTAAGATGCCATTGGCCTTTAAAAACTTTAAAGACTGA